TCAGCATACTTTTCAGTACGGGCGATCTCGGCGCCGCCAAGACGGCCGGCAACCATGATCTTCACACCGTCTGCGCCAAGGCGCATGGCGGACTGAATGGCCCGTTTCATCGTGCGGCGGAACGAAGCCCGGCGCTCAAGCTGGCGTGCAATGTCGTCGGCGATCAGCGTGGCGTCGATTTCCGGCTTGCGGATTTCAACGAGGTTCACGCGGACTTCATCCTCGGTCATCTTCGACAGGTCCTTGCGGAGCGTCTCGATGTCCCCACCCTTCTTGCCGATCACCAGACCCGGGCGAGCCGTGTGGATCGTGATGAGGCACTTCTTGTGCGGGCGTTCGATGATGATCTTCGAAATGCCGGCTTGCTTGAGGCGCTTGCGGATTTCCTTGCGGATCCCGATGTCCTCATGCAGCAGACGGCCAAAATCGGCGCTGTCTGCGTACCAGCGGCTGTCGGACGTCCGGTTGATACCGAGACGCAGGCCGATCGGATTTACTTTCTGACCCATCAGGCAGCCTCCGCTTCCATGCTCGTGTCACGCAGCACAATGGTGAGCTGCGCGAAGGGTTTCTGGATCGGTGCAGCGCGGCCACGGGCACGGGCCCGAATACGCTTCATCACCAGGTTCTTGCCAACGTGGGCCTCGGCGACGACCAGGCTGTCGATGTCGAGGTTGTGGTTGTTTTCAGCGTTCGCGATAGCGCTCTGCAGCAGCTTGCGAACATCCTTGGCCGGACGTTTAGGCGAAAACTGAAGCTCAGCCAGAGCCCGCTCGACCGGAAGGCCGCGGATCTGCTGTGCCAGCAGGTTCAGCTTCTGCGGGCTGGAACGGTACATGCGCAGGACAGCGCGCGACTCGTTCGAAGCCTGCTTAGGAGGATTCTTGGCCTTACCCATGGCTTACTTCCTCTTCGCTTTCTTGTCCGCGCCGTGGCCGTAGTAGGTGCGGGTCGGGGCGAATTCGCCGAACTTGTGACCCACCATCTCTTCCGACACGGTAACGGGGATGAACTTGTTGCCATTGTGGACCTGGAAGTTCAGGCCAACGAATTGCGGCATGATCGTCGAGCGACGGGACCAGGTCTTGATCACAGTGCGCTTCTCGGAGGAACGGGCTTCCTCTGCTTTCTTCAGCAGGTAGCCGTCGACGAACGGGCCTTTCCAGACAGAACGGGGCATGTCTCGTGGCTCCTGTTAGCGTTTCGCGTTACGGCGACGGATGATGAGACGATCCGTAGCCTTGTTCTTGCGGGTCTTGGGACCGCGGGTCTTCTTGCCCCACGGCGTCACCGGGTGACGACCGCCGGACGATTTACCTTCACCACCACCGTGCGGGTGGTCGACCGGGTTCATCACGACACCACGGACAGACGGGCGCTTGCCGAGGTGGCGCTTGCGGCCAGCCTTGGAGAGCACCTGGTTCATGTTGTCCGGGTTGGACACAGCACCGACGGTTGCCAGGCAGGTATCCATCACCATGCGCAGTTCGCCCGAAGTGAGCTTGATCTGGGCATAGCCACCATCGCGGCCAACAAGCTGGGCGTAGGTACCGGCAGAGCGGACCATCTGGGCGCCCTTTTGCGGCTTCAGCTCGATGTTGTGGATGATCGTCCCGACCGGGATGCTTTTCAGCGGCAGCGTGTTGCCCGGCTTGATGTCCGCCGTTGCGGAAGTGATGACGGTGTCACCGACTTCCAGGCGCTGCGGCGCGATGATGTAGGACAGCTGGCCGTCCTCATACTTGATCAGCGCGATGAAGGCCGTGCGGTTCGGATCGTATTCCAGGCGCTCGACGGTCGCCGGAATGTCCCAACGGTTACGCTTGAAGTCGACCTTGCGGTACAGCTTCTTCGCGCCACCGCCGATACGGCGTGCCGTGATGCGACCCTTGTTGTTGCGTCCGCCCTTCTTGGTCAGGCCCTCGGTGAGCGCCTTGACCGGCTTGCCCTTGTGGAGCTCGGAACGGTCGACCAGAACGAGCTGGCGGCGGCCGGGCGAAGTCGGATTGAATGTCTTCAGTGCCATAATATTCGTCCTTCCCGCTTACAGGCCCGTCGTGATGTCGACAGACTGGCCTTCAGCAAGCGTCACAATGGCTTTCTTGATGTCGGAACGACGTCCGGCATAGCCACGGAAGCGCTTGGTCTTGCCCTTCTGGAGGATCGTGTTGACCTTGGTCACGTCGACCTTGAACAGGGTCTCGACCGCGTCCTTGATCTGTTTCTTGTCGGCATCGATAGCGACTTCGAACACAATCTTGTTCTGTTCGGCGACCAGCGTCGACTTCTCGGTGATGAGAGGACGGCGCAGGACGTCGTAGTGATGGGGTTGCACGTCAGCCATGACGATCAGGCCTCCTTCGATCCGTCGAAGCGCGCCTGGATACCCTCGGCAGCTTCCTTGGTGATGACCAGCGTCTTGCGGCGCAGAATGTCGTAAACGTTCAGGCCAGCGACCGGCAGCACGTCGATGTTCGGGATGTTGCGCGCAGCCTTGGCGAAGTTTTCGTCAACTGCGGAGCCCGAAATGATCAGCGCGTTCTCGATGCCGAGACCTGCAAACTGGCCAGCCAGTTCCTTCGTCTTGGCGGAGGTGAGCACAGCGTCGTCCAGAACGAGGATCGCTTCGCCCTTCACTTTCGAAGACAGCGCATGGGCCAGAGCCATTTTGCGGACTTTCTTCGGCAGGTCGTGAGCGTGGCTGCGGACGCGCGGGCCGTGGGCAATACCGCCACCGACGAAGATCGGTGCGTTGCGCGAACCGTGACGTGCGCCGCCGGAACCTTTCTGGCGGATGTACTTCTTCGTCGTGCGGTTCACTTCACCGCGCGACTTGGTCTTGTGCGTACCGGCCTGACGGCGAGCGAGCTGCCAGCGAACGGTGCGCTGCAGGATGTCGTCGCGGATCTCGTCGATTCCGAAGATCGCATCGTCGACCGTGATATTGCCGGCAGCCTTGCCAGCCAGGGTTTTGACTGCGAGTTCCATTATTCGGCGCTCTCTTGATTGGTGTTGCCTTCAGCGGCCTTGAACGAACCGGCTGCCGGCGTATCGGCATGCGGAGCCTTCTTCACTGCGTCGCGGATTTCGACGAAGGCGCCATCGTGACCCGGGACAGCGCCCTTCACGAGGATCAGGCCACGATCGACGTCCGTACGGACGACTTCGATGT
This portion of the Hyphomonas adhaerens MHS-3 genome encodes:
- the rpsC gene encoding 30S ribosomal protein S3 gives rise to the protein MGQKVNPIGLRLGINRTSDSRWYADSADFGRLLHEDIGIRKEIRKRLKQAGISKIIIERPHKKCLITIHTARPGLVIGKKGGDIETLRKDLSKMTEDEVRVNLVEIRKPEIDATLIADDIARQLERRASFRRTMKRAIQSAMRLGADGVKIMVAGRLGGAEIARTEKYAEGSVPLHTLRADIDYGTAEAETTYGIIGIKVWVYKGEILEHDPMAQDKRLESSGQSRARANANQRGPATGAQTAGA
- the rplV gene encoding 50S ribosomal protein L22, encoding MGKAKNPPKQASNESRAVLRMYRSSPQKLNLLAQQIRGLPVERALAELQFSPKRPAKDVRKLLQSAIANAENNHNLDIDSLVVAEAHVGKNLVMKRIRARARGRAAPIQKPFAQLTIVLRDTSMEAEAA
- the rpsS gene encoding 30S ribosomal protein S19, translating into MPRSVWKGPFVDGYLLKKAEEARSSEKRTVIKTWSRRSTIMPQFVGLNFQVHNGNKFIPVTVSEEMVGHKFGEFAPTRTYYGHGADKKAKRK
- the rplB gene encoding 50S ribosomal protein L2, yielding MALKTFNPTSPGRRQLVLVDRSELHKGKPVKALTEGLTKKGGRNNKGRITARRIGGGAKKLYRKVDFKRNRWDIPATVERLEYDPNRTAFIALIKYEDGQLSYIIAPQRLEVGDTVITSATADIKPGNTLPLKSIPVGTIIHNIELKPQKGAQMVRSAGTYAQLVGRDGGYAQIKLTSGELRMVMDTCLATVGAVSNPDNMNQVLSKAGRKRHLGKRPSVRGVVMNPVDHPHGGGEGKSSGGRHPVTPWGKKTRGPKTRKNKATDRLIIRRRNAKR
- a CDS encoding 50S ribosomal protein L23 — encoded protein: MADVQPHHYDVLRRPLITEKSTLVAEQNKIVFEVAIDADKKQIKDAVETLFKVDVTKVNTILQKGKTKRFRGYAGRRSDIKKAIVTLAEGQSVDITTGL
- the rplD gene encoding 50S ribosomal protein L4, which gives rise to MELAVKTLAGKAAGNITVDDAIFGIDEIRDDILQRTVRWQLARRQAGTHKTKSRGEVNRTTKKYIRQKGSGGARHGSRNAPIFVGGGIAHGPRVRSHAHDLPKKVRKMALAHALSSKVKGEAILVLDDAVLTSAKTKELAGQFAGLGIENALIISGSAVDENFAKAARNIPNIDVLPVAGLNVYDILRRKTLVITKEAAEGIQARFDGSKEA